From Parus major isolate Abel chromosome 1A, Parus_major1.1, whole genome shotgun sequence, the proteins below share one genomic window:
- the LOC107204300 gene encoding histone H2B 7 — protein sequence MPEPAKSAPAPKKGSKKAVTKTQKKGDKKRKRARKESYSIYVYKVLKQVHPDTGISSKAMGIMNSFVNDIFERIAGEASRLAHYNKRSTITSREIQTAVRLLLPGELAKHAVSEGTKAVTKYTSSK from the coding sequence ATGCCTGAGCCGGCGAAATCTGCTCCAGCACCGAAGAAAGGCTCCAAGAAGGCGGTGACTAAGACTCAGAAGAAAGGCGACAAGAAGCGCAAGAGAGCAAGGAAAGAGAGCTACTCGATCTACGTGTACAAGGTGCTGAAGCAGGTACACCCCGACACGGGCATCTCGTCCAAGGCCATGGGCATCATGAACTCCTTCGTCAACGACATCTTCGAGCGCATCGCCGGCGAGGCGTCACGCCTGGCGCACTACAACAAGCGCTCCACCATCACGTCGCGGGAGATCCAGACGGCCGtgcggctgctgctgcccggCGAGCTGGCCAAGCACGCCGTGTCCGAGGGCACCAAGGCTGTCACCAAGTACACCAGCTCCaagtaa
- the H1-4 gene encoding histone H1.4 yields MSETAPTAAPDAPAPGAKAAAKKPKKAASGSKARKPAGPSVTELITKAVSASKERKGLSLAALKKALAAGGYDVEKNNSRIKLGLKSLVSKGTLVQTKGTGASGSFRLNKKPGEVKEKAPRKRTAAAKPKKPAAKKPASAAKKPKKAAAVKKSPKKAKKPAAAAAKKAAKSPKKAAKAGRPKKAAKSPAKAKAVKPKAAKPKAAKPKAAKAKKAAPKKK; encoded by the coding sequence ATGTCCGAGACCGCTCCCACCGCCGCCCCCGATGCGCCCGCGCCGGGCGCCAAGGCCGCCGCCAAGAAGCCGAAGAAGGCGGCGAGCGGCTCCAAAGCCCGCAAGCCCGCGGGGCCCAGCGTCACCGAGCTCATCACCAAGGCCGTGTCCGCCTCCAAGGAGCGCAAGGGGCTCTCCCTCGCCGCGCTCAAGAAGGCGCTGGCCGCCGGCGGCTACGATGTGGAGAAGAACAACAGCCGCATCAAGCTGGGGCTCAAGAGCCTCGTCAGCAAGGGCACCCTGGTGCAGACCAAGGGCACCGGCGCCTCCGGCTCTTTCCGCCTCAACAAGAAGCCAggagaagtgaaggaaaaagcCCCCAGGAAGAGAACAGCTGCGGCCAAGCCCAAGAAGCCGGCGGCTAAGAAGCCCGCCAGCGCTGCCAAGAAGCCCAAGAAGGCGGCGGCGGTGAAGAAGAGCCCCAAAAAGGCGAAGAAGCCGGCGGCTGCAGCTGCCAAGAAAGCGGCCAAGAGTCCCAAGAAAGCCGCGAAGGCAGGCCGCCCCAAGAAGGCAGCGAAGAGCCCGGCTAAGGCGAAGGCGGTGAAGCCCAAAGCGGCCAAACCCAAGGCAGCCAAACCCAAAGCAGCCAAGGCAAAGAAAGCGGCGCCCAAAAAGAAGTAA
- the LOC107204298 gene encoding histone H2B 1/2/3/4/6 — protein MEALISDTTDLHKGPINRGVIALAGTPLRVSSQSSAAMPEPAKSAPAPKKGSKKAVTKTQKKGDKKRKKSRKESYSIYVYKVLKQVHPDTGISSKAMGIMNSFVNDIFERIAGEASRLAHYNKRSTITSREIQTAVRLLLPGELAKHAVSEGTKAVTKYTSSK, from the coding sequence ATGGAAGCACTGATTTCTGATACCACTGATTTGCATAAGGGCCCTATAAATAGGGGAGTAATCGCATTAGCCGGCACTCCGCTGCGAGTGAGCAGTCAGAGTAGTGCAGCCATGCCCGAGCCTGCCAAGTCCGCCCCCGCGCCCAAGAAGGGCTCCAAGAAGGCGGTGACCAAGACGCAGAAGAAAGGCGACAAGAAGCGCAAGAAGAGCCGCAAGGAGAGCTATTCCATCTACGTGTACAAGGTGCTGAAGCAGGTGCACCCCGACACGGGCATCTCGTCCAAGGCCATGGGCATCATGAACTCCTTCGTCAACGACATCTTCGAGCGCATCGCCGGCGAGGCGTCGCGCCTGGCGCACTACAACAAGCGCTCCACCATCACGTCGCGGGAGATCCAGACGGCCGtgcggctgctgctgcccggCGAGCTGGCCAAGCACGCCGTGTCCGAGGGCACCAAGGCTGTCACCAAGTACACCAGCTCCAAGTAG